The following nucleotide sequence is from Chrysiogenia bacterium.
AGTTTTGCAGGCGGGGCAGAGGAGCGAGCCCAATGGCAGGCGCAGAAGAACTCAAGGGCGCGCGCCCGGAAAAGCGCGTCGAAGCAGAACCCTGGAGCCCGAACACCACGTACTGGGGTACCTTCGTGCTCGGCGTCGTTGCCGCTGTTGCCGGTGAGAGCGTCATCCGGCACCTGGGCATCTGGGCGAGTGCGGGCCTGGGGCTCGCGTTCCTCTTCTTCGTGGGCTTTCTCACCAGGTGGGCAGTGAGCCGCCTGCACGAGGGCGAGTACGAGGGCAAGGACAAGCGCCTGGCGCTGCACGAGGGCGCCGGCTTCTTCGGCGTCTTCGCCGGCCTGCTCGTCGGCGGGCTCAGCGTGGCGCTCCTGATCTAGCGGCAAGCCCGGCGGAACGTAACAGTCATAAAAAGGCGGCCCATGCGGGCCGCCTTTTCCATGTTCCGCCGCGCACTTGCCCGTGCTAAACTTCTACCCGGTTCGGCAACCTTGCGTCGCGGTCACCCGGCACCCAGCCGGGTAGGGGAACCGAGCGAGAAGCCACAAATTACATTTTGCATCAGGGGACGCTCGGAATGAGAAGACCGGAACGGCGCACGAGTGCGCGTGCAATGACGCGGATGCTTGCAGTGGCATTGACGATATTCTCGGCGCAGGCCTGCGCCACCTATGAAACCAGCATCCGCAGCGGCAGCACCAAGACCAGCCGCGAGGTGATCGCGCCGAAGATTACCCGCGATTCCTACGAGTTCGATATCTCCCGGAATGTGGTCTACGGCGGCACGACTATCACGGACATCACCCTCACGCTCAAGGAGAACATGCGCGGCCCCATGGAGGACGTGAAGACCTGGGAGTGGCGCTGCGTCCAGACCGAGTGGAATCCGGGATTGCCCCTTCTTGGCGTAGCAGGTGCTGCGCTCACACCCGCCTTCATGCTGATCGAGGCGATGGAGGGCGGAAAATCCATCATCGGTGACATGTGGGACACGATTTTTTCCGGACACCAGCAGGGAGCGAGCACGCAGGGGCCCTGGATCATCGGAAAGGACACGACCCAGGACGTCCCCGCTACGACCGGGGGCTGCAAGCTCGGCGATCCGCGCCACGTCACTCCCACCGACGAGATCTGGCGCACGACCCGTCCGGCCTCGGGCGAGAAGATTCTGATCGAAGTGAGCGCAAAGCCTGAAGGAATTCTCGATGCGAGCGCCGTGGCGAAGGAACTCTCCACCAACGCGAGCGGCGAGGCGAAGTTCTCCATGGTGGAACTCTACAAGGCCATGAAGGGCCCGCCCTCGGAAGTGCGGATCCTCTTCAAGCCTGCGAATGCGCCCGAGCTTGCCAAGCTCCGCGTGGACGATGGCAGCTCGCCCACGACCCTCTATGGCGTCGTGCAGGAGATCAAGTTCCAGGAACGCGAGCGCAGCTTCGAGAAAACCCACGAGGAGTCCCTCAAGGAACTGCTCAGTCTCAAGCAGACCTACGAAAAAGAACTCAAGCGCGGTGAGTTCGAGGGGCGGGTTGCCTACAACGACCGCATTGCCGAAGTGCGCCGCCAGAACCTCGCCAACATCGACAACCTCTCCCAGAACCTGCGCAGCACGGTTCGGCTGGGCACTTACGACCCCGATGCTTTTATCTTCCCGCTGGAGTTCAGCAGCGACCTTTCGCCGATTGCGAAAAACCGCAAGTACGTGGCCAAGGTGCCGCTGCAGGTCGCCAAGCAGGTCAAGGAAGACCAGAGCGAGTTCCGTTTCCGGCCTTTTGTCGATTCAAACTCCGCCCTTGAAGTGGCGATTGCCGGTGGTGTGATCGAGAACCGTCGCACGGGAGAGAGCTACGAAGTCTCCTGGTATGCAGAAGGCGGCAAGCTTCCCCAGCGCATGGCGAGCATGAAACTTGGTAGTGGCACGCCCCAGGGCGTGGCGATCTATCCGTTCCGTGCCAGCGGCGGGGCTGAGGAAGCCTTCGCCGAGGCGATCACTTCGCTCTTTGGAACGAGCCTCTCGGGCCAGTCCAAGTGCGTGCGCATCGTGGGCGAGGACGTGATCGAGGATCTGGCCAAGCAGATGGCCCTCGAACAGCAGTGCGGCACCGAGTCCTGCCAGATCGACTTGGCCTCGGCGGCCAAGGCGGAGTTCATGATCCGCGGCGACCTAACCAAGCTCAACAAAAAGTATTACCTGACGGCCACGCTCATCGACCTGGCGACCAAGGAAACCCTTGGCTCCAACAAGGTGGAATCGAGCGAAGCGCAGATCGCCGAGAAGGCCGACCAGCTCGCCAGTGCGATCTCGGGAACGATCGGCTGTAAGTAGCGATCAACCTATGGAACACGACAGGGCGGCCCCCTCCGAACCGGAGCGGGTCGCTCTTTGTCTTTGGCGTCGGGACATCCCTTGGGGCCCGGGGCGTTGTATGGTAGCCCTGATAAGGACATGCCAGGCAGATGCTGCGTTCGCAGCGGAAAGGATTCCAATGAGCGAACACGTCTACAAACACATTGAGGTAACCGGCTCCTCGCCCAAGAGCATCGAGGCCGCCATCGAGCGCGCGCTGGACGTTGCGTCCAAGAGCGTCAAGAACATGCGCTGGTTCGAGGTGACCGAAACCCGCGGGCACATCGTCGACCAGAAGGTCGGCCACTACCAGGTTACGCTGAAGATCGGGTTCACGATCGAAGGCAGCTGACGCAAATTGAGACGATTGTTGCGGCTCCCCCCGGATGCGGGTGGGAGCCGCTTTTCTTTGGGATCCGCGAACGCGAAAAAAACGCACCGATTGCTTGTCAAATCGGACAAGTTCGGTTGCGCCCGGGCGCAACCGGCAGTACGATGCGCCAATCAAAACAATCCCGAAAGGGCGAAATCCCGGCCGAGGCAATTTTGGGTCAGGGACGGAGGAGGACTCGTATGAAGATTGGAAAGCTCAAGTATCTGGTGATCGCGGCTGTCGCGACGACATTCATGGGTTGCGCGGCCGGTGTCGCGCCGGTCAACGGCGGTTGGTACACCAACGTGCATGGCCCGGTGACGGCCACCACCAACACGGCCGGTGCCAAGAGCGGCAAGGCCTGCGCCACGAGCATCCTGGGCGTCGTCGCGACCGGCGACGCGTCCATCGAGGAAGCCAAGAAGGCCGGCGGCATCACCAAGGTGACGAACGTCGACTACCACACCACCTCGGTGCTGGGTCTGTTCGCGGAGTTCTGCACCATCGCCCACGGCGAATAATTGCAGTAATTCGATTCCAAAAAAGGGCGGCCCTTTCGGGCCGCCCTTTTTCTTTGCGCTGAATCTTGTGAGGCCTAGAAGAGCGGCTCGTAGCTGAGCACCCCGCCGCTCGTCGTGAGCGGCGAGAAGTCTCCGGCGAAGGCCTCGGGCATGATGTCGGCCACGTCCTGGGGGCTCCATCCGCCGTTCTTGTGGAGGCTGCGAACCGGGCGCGGCAGGCTGAAGAGAATGATCTCGTTGCCGCGCACGCAGAAGACCTGGCCGGTAATCTTGCGCTCGCCGGCATCATCGCTTCCCAGGTAACAGCACAGCGGGGCGATCTGCTTGGGGTCCATCTTCTTGAGGTTTTCAAGGCGCTTGTTGTCGGGATCGTCGCCGCCGGGAATCGACTGGGTAAGGCGCGTCCACGCAAAGGGCGCCACGCAGTTGACGCGCACGCCGAACTTCTCCATGTCCAGGGCCGCGTTGCGTGAAAAACCGACGATGCCCAGCTTGGCCGCGCCGTAGTTGGTCTGGCCGTAATTGCCGAGAAGCCCCGAGGTGCTGGTGAAGTTGATCACCGAGCCCCCGCCCTGGTCGCGGAAGGTCTGCACCGCCGCGCGGGTCGTGTTGAAGGTGCCCTTGAGGTGCACCGCGATGACGGCGTCCCATTCCTCTTCGGTCATGCGGTGAAAGATGCGGTCGCGCAGGATGCCCGCGTTGTTCACCACGATGTCGAGACGACCGAACTCATCGACGGCCTGGCGTACCATTTCATTGGCATCGTCAAAGCTCGCGACGCTGCCATAGTTCGAAGCGGCCTTGCCGCCCTTGGCCTTGATCTCGTCGACCACCTGGTCGGCGAGCTTGGTTTCCTTGCCCTCGCCGCCGATGTCGGCTCCCAGATCGTTGACGATCACGGCCGCGCCCTGCTCGGCCATCATGAGGGCGATTTCCTTGCCGATTCCCCGGCCCGAGCCGGTGATGATTGCTACCTTGCCTTTGAGCATGTTTCTCTCCTGCGAAAAGTGTCAGCGCGGAAACGCGCGCGGTAGGCGGGGCGGAAAAACGCCCCCGGCGCGGGCCGTCGCTGCGGATTACGTGCGCGTGCCTTCGTACCTGATTCCCGGGGCGCCCGCAAGACGCTCCCAGAGCAGCGCGCCCTCGATGCCCATTCCCGCCAGCAGCATCAGCCGGTGCAGGGCCAGCGCGGCAGCGGGCGCGATCTCCAGCAGGCGGTGCTGGATCTGTTCGGCATTTCCCGCAAGGCCCGGCGCCAGCGCGCACAGCGGCACGTAGAGCAGGCAGGGGGCAAGCAATAGCCAGCGCGAGAGCGCAGACGGGCGCCGCTCCCCTTTGGGGATGAGCGCAAGCGCCGCGCACCCGAAGAAGAGCGCCCAGGCGATGAGGCTCGCATTGCCGGGATGGAGCATGAGCTCGCGCCCGAATTCCAGCGCGCCGGCCGGGCCGTGCCAGAGACCGCCGAGCTCGGCGGTGACGGGCAGCAGCCGCGGCGCGATGCCCGGGAATGCCAGTTCTGCCGCGCCCACGGCGGCAAGCGGCAGGGCAATGAGCGCGCTGCCCGCCCACAGGGGCGCGGCGCGCGCGCCGCTTTGGATCGAGACGAGCGCGCTCAGCGGCAGCAACAGCGCCCATGATTGCTTTCCAAGAAAGGGCGCCGCGCACGCGAGCAACGCGGCCAGCAGGTAGCGCCGCGCGCCGGAGTCTTCCTCATCCTTCCCTTTTTCAACGAGCAGCAGCAGGCAGGCATAAAGCGCGGCGAGCAGCGGGCTCGCCCCGCCCGAGGCGGCGCCAGCCTGCGCATCGGCAAGTTGTCCCGGAAGCAGCGCGACGAGTGCAATGAGGAAGATCCCGCCCTCGACCGGGCGGCGGCGGGTTTCCATCCAGAGAATCCACAGCGCGCACAGATAACCCGAGAGCGAAGCCAGCGAGAGCAGGCGCTCGTCGAAGCCCCCGGCGGCGCGGCCCATGAGCCCTGCAAGGGCCGATGCAAGCGGCGATTCGGGCACGGCGGGGAGCAGGTCATTGGCGCCGCGCATCGCCCACGCTCCGGTGGAGAGAACCTTGGCGGCAAAGACCACCTCGATGCGGCTGGTGTTCGCCGCCAGCGGCACGCGCAGCGCCAGCACGACGGTGATGCCCAGCAACACGAAGATCGCCAGCGCGGCGAGAACTTCAGCCGGGTAACGCCTTCCCGGCGGCGCCGGGGGCAGGGCGCGCGCGCCAAGCAGGTGCGCGCGCAGACCGAAGACCAGGCCGGTCAGCAGCGCCAGCAGCAGCCAGGGAACCATCGCGCCTGCTGCGCCGGGGAGCGCGAAGAGCAGGGGGGCGGTGACGGTGCCTGAGACAAAGAGCCCCAGCGCCGGTGCCAGCGCCGCGCCGCGCGAGCGCGCGCCCGCCCAGTGGGCAAGGGCCAGCCCGGCAAGCGGCGTCAGCGTGAGCGCGCCGCCAAGCCACAGCACAAGGCGCAGCACGAAGAGCCACTCGCTCACCGCTGCGCCTCCACCTGCCGGGAAAAGCCCGGCCAGTAATCGGGAATCGGCGCGCCCGGGTCGCGCCAGGAATAGGCATCGCCGCGATCGCACTGATAGATGATCGCATCGAGCTGCGCGGCGCTCTGACCATCGAGGCCCGCTTCGCAGTCTTTGAGCCACAGTCGCTCGGTGCGCCGGGGGTAGAGCTCGTAGGCAAGGATCTCGCTCTCAAGGAGGTCCTGGTAATCGGATTCGCCCACCTGCACCGCCAGGGCAACGGGCCCGCTGCCCGCCGGCGCATCGCGCAGAAGCCTAGGAATGTTGAGCCGCAGGCTGCGCGATTCGTGGATCGCCATGCGGCGCGCCTCGAAGCTGCCCGCGCCGAGCGTCTGGTCCCAGGAGAGCAGCAGCGTGCTCACCGGCAGCGCCGCCACTCCGACGAGCGCGCCCACCGTGACGCCAATCCGCAGGAGCTGGCGCGCCCCCGCGCCCGGCCGGGCGTCCTTGCCGACTTCTTCACCAAAGGACGCGGGAAAGGCCCAGCCCACAAAGGAAGTACGCCGCAGGGTGAAGATCGTATAGGAAAGCCCGCTCAGCACGCTGAGCGCAAAGCCCACATAGGCCAGCGCCGCCTCGATCTCCGAGGTCGCCATCATCTGGTCGCGCCGCGCCCCCAGCCACACCCAGGGGATGAAACAGAAGATGCTCAGGCTTAAAAGCCAGATGTTGGTCAGGAGGGCGCGCATGGTGTGGGGAAGTGTAGCTGGAAGGGGATTGACATTCGAGCGGCACTGGAGGGGATTCGTCCACGTCCACGTCCACGTCCACGTCCACGTCCACGTCCACGTCCACGTCCACGGACGCTTCGCGTCTTCATTGTTTGTCGTGGACGAAATTCCCTGCTCCCCCTTCGGGGGAGCTGTCGCCGCAAGTGACTGAGGGGGTTGCGCAGACGGCGATCAGCTTTGCAGCGTGCTGGTACCAGCACCCCCTCAGCCCGGCGTTGCCGGACAGCTCCCCCGAAGGGGGAGCAGGGATTGACATGCCCTCATTGAACCCCGCTCACCCAGCTCCTTGCTCCCCCTTTGGAGGCTCGGGTATAGACCCCACTCGCGCAGGGCGGGCCGGGCCTGCCGCGCGCAATTTCCTTCGGAGCACACATCGCAATGGCTGGAATCACTGGCTACGGACTGCACTTTGCGGCTTATCGGTTGCCGCACGAGAAGATCGCCTCGGCCTGGGAAGGCCGCTCGGCCAAGGGGGAGAAGGCGGTGGCCTGCGCCGATGAGGACGCGCTCACCTTTGCCTCGGACGCCGCGGCCGACCTGATGGGCGAGGCCGATGCCTCGGCCTTCGGCGGGATCTTCTTCGCCTCGACCACTTCGCCGTTCTCCGAGAAATCCTCGGCGGCCTTTCTCGCCCACTGCTACCGCCTGCCCAAGGGCGCGCTCACCGGTGATTTTGCGGGTACCCGACGCGCGGCCTCGACGGCGGTGAAGGCCGCCCTCGACGCGGTAAGGGCCGGCAGTGCCGACAACATCATCGTGACGGCCGGCGACGCGCGCACGGCCGAGCCCGGCGGGCCCCTTGAGCAGGTGACCGGCGACGGGGGCGCGGCGCTGTGTATCGGCAGCAAGAACGTCGTGGCCGAGATCCTCGGCGCGGCCAGCGTTTCCGAGAACACCTACGACGAATACCGCGTGGCCGGCGATGACTTCGTGAACGCCGGCGACCAGCGTTTTGCCATGGGACACAACTTCGTGCCGGCGGTGAGCGAGGCCATCACGCAGGCGCTCGCCAGTGCGAAGGTTGCCGCCGGTGACATCGCCTGGACCGCCATCGGCGCCGACAATGCCAAGGTGCTCGCTGCCGTGGCCAAGAAGACGGGTCTCAAGCCCGACTCGCTGCTGCCCGCCTACCTCAATGAAGTGGGGTATCTTGGCGCGCCCCAGCCGCTCGTGACGCTGGCGCAGGCCCTCGAGAAGGCCAAGCCCGGCGAGAAGATCCTCTGGGTCGCCTACGGCGACGGGGCCGATGCCTACGTGCTCGAAGTGACCGAGGAAGTGAAGAAGATACAGGGCTCCAAGGTCGAAGCCGCGCTGGCCGACAAGCGCCCGATGAAGAGCTATGAGAAGTATCTCAAATTCCGCGGCGTCTTCAAGCTCGAGACCCCCGGTCCCGAAGAGACGCCCGTCCTGCACTGGAACGAGCGCGAGTGGAACCTCCCGCTCATGGCCGACAAGTGCCCCGACTGCGAGCTCGTCTACTTCCCGCCCCAGGCGCTTTGCATGCGGTGCGGATCGCGCGCGGTGAAGATCCGGGTGCCCATTTCCCGTCGGGGCAAGATCTTCACCTATACCAAGGATTACCTGGTTGCCAATCCCGACTCCCCGCAGATGACCTGCGTGGTGACGGCAGAGAACGGCGCGCGGCTGTTTTTACAGGGAACCGACTTCGAGGAAGCCGACGTGGACATCGACGTCCCGGTGGAGTTCGCCCTGCGGCGGCTCCACGACGGCGGCGAGTTCCCGGTGTATTATTGGAAGTGCCGCCCTGCGGCCCGCTAGGAAGGTTTAACCACGGATGAACACAGATGAACACGGATACAAGGCAGGATTGATTCAGGCCTTCTGATCTGTGTCCATCCGTGGCCATCTGTGGTTCCATTCCGATAGAGGATTTAAGTCATGGCAGGTTCAATCAAGGACAAGGTCGCGATCGTTGGCGCCGGGTGCGTGAAGTTCGGCGACAATTTCGAGCGCAGCTACACGGACATGGCCACCGAGGCCGGTCTGCTGGCGATGAAGGACGCAGGCATCGAGTCCGACCGCATCGAGGCGGCGTGGCTGGGCACCTACCTGCCCAACAACGGGCTGGGAAAAGCGGGCTCGTCCATCTCGGATCCGCTGCACCTCTACGGCATTCCCATCACCCGCGTCGAGAACTACTGCGCCACGGGCACCGATGCCTTCCGCAACGCGGCCATTGCGGTTGCTTCGGGCATGTATGACGTCGTCCTGGTGCTGGGATGCGAGAAAATGAAGGACCGCGCCGCCCGCGGCATCCCGCGCGTGGAACACCCCTCCATCGGCAAGGGCACCAGCGCCCCGGCGCTGTTTG
It contains:
- a CDS encoding dodecin domain-containing protein, coding for MSEHVYKHIEVTGSSPKSIEAAIERALDVASKSVKNMRWFEVTETRGHIVDQKVGHYQVTLKIGFTIEGS
- a CDS encoding TRL-like family protein produces the protein MKIGKLKYLVIAAVATTFMGCAAGVAPVNGGWYTNVHGPVTATTNTAGAKSGKACATSILGVVATGDASIEEAKKAGGITKVTNVDYHTTSVLGLFAEFCTIAHGE
- a CDS encoding SDR family NAD(P)-dependent oxidoreductase produces the protein MLKGKVAIITGSGRGIGKEIALMMAEQGAAVIVNDLGADIGGEGKETKLADQVVDEIKAKGGKAASNYGSVASFDDANEMVRQAVDEFGRLDIVVNNAGILRDRIFHRMTEEEWDAVIAVHLKGTFNTTRAAVQTFRDQGGGSVINFTSTSGLLGNYGQTNYGAAKLGIVGFSRNAALDMEKFGVRVNCVAPFAWTRLTQSIPGGDDPDNKRLENLKKMDPKQIAPLCCYLGSDDAGERKITGQVFCVRGNEIILFSLPRPVRSLHKNGGWSPQDVADIMPEAFAGDFSPLTTSGGVLSYEPLF